Proteins encoded in a region of the Culicoidibacter larvae genome:
- the purC gene encoding phosphoribosylaminoimidazolesuccinocarboxamide synthase has translation MRVNKMQMLYEGKAKQVYATNNPDLVIIHYKDDATAGNGVKKGTIHNKGILNAKMTAQLFTILEQRGVATHFVKQLNERELLCKKVEIFALEVIVRNVIAGSMSVRLGIAEGTVAESPIYEICYKNDDFGDPLINDHHAVALHLASYEQLATIYQMTDIINQQLKQMFAAMDITLVDFKIEFGMTLTGAIVLADEISPDTCRLWDANTHEKLDKDRFRRDLGGIEDAYIEIANRIQNYYLTVTKEMEA, from the coding sequence ATGCAACTAATAATCCTGATTTAGTAATTATTCATTACAAGGATGATGCTACTGCCGGTAATGGGGTAAAGAAGGGCACGATTCATAATAAGGGAATACTAAACGCTAAGATGACAGCGCAGTTATTTACTATTTTGGAGCAGCGCGGAGTTGCGACTCATTTTGTTAAGCAACTGAACGAACGTGAACTTCTATGTAAAAAAGTTGAAATTTTTGCTTTGGAAGTAATTGTTCGTAATGTTATTGCAGGTTCGATGTCAGTTCGCCTAGGCATAGCTGAAGGAACAGTGGCAGAAAGCCCGATTTATGAAATTTGTTATAAAAATGATGATTTTGGTGATCCGTTAATCAACGACCACCACGCTGTGGCATTGCATTTAGCGAGCTATGAACAACTGGCAACTATTTATCAGATGACCGATATCATTAATCAGCAACTTAAGCAAATGTTTGCTGCCATGGATATTACCTTAGTTGATTTTAAAATTGAGTTTGGTATGACCTTGACGGGAGCAATTGTATTGGCTGATGAAATTAGTCCGGATACATGCCGCTTATGGGATGCTAATACCCATGAAAAGTTAGATAAAGATCGTTTCCGTCGTGATTTAGGCGGTATTGAAGATGCTTATATTGAAATTGCTAATCGTATTCAAAATTATTACCTTACCGTTACAAAGGAGATGGAGGCATGA
- the purH gene encoding bifunctional phosphoribosylaminoimidazolecarboxamide formyltransferase/IMP cyclohydrolase — protein MNKKQALISVSDKTGIANLAKQLIDLGYELISTGGTEKMLLDAAIPVKNISVITGFPEILDGRVKTLDPHVHGGLLAVHDDAQHMQQLADNDIDLIDLVVVNLYPFKATISNPDCQYDDAIENIDIGGPSMLRSAAKNHRYVTVLTDPEDYSVVVEELTKNGETSFALRQQLAAKVFRHTAAYDSLIAEYLTKACDITFPEQLTLSYELKQSLRYGENPHQAAAFYAAPIAVKGTISSAIQLHGKELSYNNIQDANAALQIVKEFNEPAVVALKHMNPCGVGIGSTIYEAWQKAYEADKTSIFGGIIAVNGVVDAKTAREMSEIFLEIILAEDFTPDALEILQKKKNIRLLMVQFENHNVSTLKVVSVEGGLLVQEEDRVTISADDLTVVTKTQPTADLLDELLFAWKVVKHVKSNAIVLAKDAMTIGIGAGQMNRIGAARIAIEQAGDKALGSVLASDAFFPMPDTVEAAAAAGVKAIIQPGGSIKDDESIACADKYGIVMVTTGIRHFKH, from the coding sequence ATGAATAAAAAACAAGCTTTGATTAGTGTTAGTGATAAAACCGGTATTGCCAACTTGGCTAAACAACTTATTGATTTGGGGTATGAACTTATTTCAACCGGAGGTACCGAGAAAATGCTTCTTGATGCCGCGATTCCGGTGAAAAATATTTCGGTTATTACCGGGTTTCCGGAAATTTTAGATGGTCGGGTGAAAACCTTGGATCCACATGTTCATGGTGGATTGCTTGCAGTTCACGATGATGCTCAACATATGCAGCAATTAGCCGATAACGACATTGATTTAATTGATTTAGTAGTTGTTAATTTATATCCGTTTAAAGCAACAATCAGTAACCCTGATTGCCAATATGATGATGCAATTGAAAATATTGATATTGGTGGACCATCAATGTTACGCAGTGCTGCTAAAAATCATCGTTATGTAACGGTTTTAACTGATCCTGAAGATTATTCAGTTGTTGTTGAAGAGCTCACTAAAAATGGTGAGACCAGCTTTGCTTTACGGCAGCAACTGGCTGCGAAAGTATTCCGCCATACAGCAGCTTATGATAGTTTAATCGCTGAATACTTAACTAAGGCATGCGATATTACATTTCCTGAACAACTGACCCTTAGTTATGAATTAAAACAGTCATTGCGTTATGGTGAGAACCCTCATCAAGCTGCAGCTTTTTATGCTGCACCAATAGCAGTAAAAGGAACTATAAGCAGCGCAATACAATTACATGGCAAAGAGCTTTCATATAATAATATTCAAGATGCAAATGCGGCTTTACAAATAGTTAAAGAGTTTAATGAGCCAGCAGTTGTTGCTTTAAAACATATGAATCCTTGTGGAGTAGGTATTGGCAGTACAATCTATGAGGCATGGCAGAAAGCTTATGAAGCAGATAAAACCTCTATATTTGGCGGCATTATTGCAGTAAATGGTGTTGTTGATGCCAAAACAGCTCGAGAAATGTCGGAAATCTTTCTCGAGATTATCCTCGCGGAAGATTTTACTCCTGATGCTTTGGAAATTTTACAGAAAAAGAAAAATATTCGCTTATTAATGGTTCAATTTGAAAACCATAATGTATCTACACTTAAAGTTGTAAGTGTTGAGGGTGGGTTATTAGTGCAGGAAGAAGACCGTGTTACTATTTCGGCAGATGATTTAACTGTTGTAACAAAAACTCAGCCGACAGCAGATCTGCTTGATGAATTATTATTTGCTTGGAAAGTTGTGAAGCATGTGAAGTCTAATGCGATCGTTTTGGCTAAGGATGCTATGACTATTGGTATTGGTGCCGGGCAGATGAATCGTATCGGTGCTGCGCGTATTGCTATTGAACAGGCGGGCGATAAAGCGCTTGGTAGTGTTTTGGCTTCTGACGCATTTTTCCCTATGCCGGATACGGTTGAGGCAGCTGCTGCGGCCGGAGTGAAGGCAATCATTCAGCCTGGTGGTTCAATAAAGGATGATGAATCTATTGCTTGTGCTGATAAGTATGGCATTGTGATGGTTACTACAGGCATTCGTCATTTCAAACATTAG
- the purM gene encoding phosphoribosylformylglycinamidine cyclo-ligase — protein sequence MSKRYEAAGVNLEAGYESVERIKKHILATKRKGASDFFGNFGGVFDLSTLQLKEPVLVSGTDGVGTKLKLAFATGVHNTIGIDAVAMCVNDILTQGAEPLFFLDYIACSKNDPQQIEAIVAGVAQGCIESGMALLGGETAEMPGMYEAGEYDIAGFAVGAVEKSKLINSDAIQPGNVIIGLASSGLHSNGFSLVRDIIQRHNLDLQKKYNTMEESLGKTTLTPTKIYVKTVMALMKEINIHGMMHITGGGFYENVPRGLPDGLGAKFAFGDWPMPAIFSFLKEIDEIDLAECFQVFNMGIGFMVVVPASEAQQALKIISENGEQGYIIGEVTDQEGVHIYEANSSIRIG from the coding sequence ATGAGTAAACGTTATGAGGCGGCCGGAGTAAATTTGGAAGCTGGTTATGAATCAGTTGAGCGTATCAAAAAACACATTTTGGCAACTAAGCGTAAAGGTGCTAGTGACTTCTTTGGAAACTTCGGCGGTGTTTTTGATTTATCAACATTGCAACTAAAGGAACCGGTTCTAGTGTCAGGTACAGACGGTGTAGGCACTAAATTGAAGTTAGCATTTGCAACGGGTGTTCATAATACAATTGGTATTGATGCAGTGGCCATGTGTGTAAATGATATTTTAACCCAGGGTGCTGAACCGTTATTCTTTTTGGATTATATTGCTTGCAGTAAGAATGATCCACAGCAAATTGAAGCAATTGTTGCTGGTGTAGCTCAAGGCTGCATTGAATCCGGTATGGCTTTGCTGGGTGGTGAAACTGCAGAAATGCCAGGTATGTATGAGGCTGGTGAGTATGATATCGCCGGTTTTGCAGTAGGTGCTGTTGAGAAAAGCAAGTTAATCAATAGTGATGCTATTCAGCCCGGGAATGTAATTATTGGTTTAGCATCAAGCGGCTTGCACAGCAATGGTTTTTCGTTAGTTCGTGATATTATTCAGCGACACAACCTTGATTTACAAAAAAAATATAACACTATGGAAGAAAGTTTAGGTAAGACAACCTTAACACCAACAAAAATTTATGTTAAAACGGTTATGGCACTAATGAAGGAAATCAATATTCATGGAATGATGCATATTACCGGTGGCGGTTTTTATGAAAATGTTCCGCGCGGTTTACCGGACGGACTAGGAGCAAAATTTGCTTTTGGTGATTGGCCGATGCCAGCAATTTTTAGCTTTTTAAAAGAAATTGATGAGATTGATTTGGCAGAGTGTTTTCAAGTGTTTAATATGGGTATCGGTTTTATGGTTGTTGTGCCCGCGTCGGAGGCACAGCAAGCATTGAAGATTATTTCCGAAAATGGTGAACAAGGCTATATTATTGGTGAAGTTACCGACCAAGAAGGAGTTCATATTTATGAAGCAAATAGCAGTATTCGCATCGGGTAA
- the purF gene encoding amidophosphoribosyltransferase, which produces MIYTDRGLHEECGIFGIYNNSDANILTYYGLHSLQHRGQEAAGIITFDSEQVMVHKGEGLVADVFPSSTLEKLQGSGAIGHVRYSTAGGSGYENVQPFLYRSNKETIGIAHNGNIVNATMLRDQLEENGSIFQATSDTEILAHLLKKYHGTFIERLIQSLNDLDGAFAFIVLHNDTLYAMRDKNGLRPLSVAKLPGGGFAVSSETCAFDIVGGTFIRDIEPGEIVAFSGDKLVSHYYSTATEHDMCMMEYVYFSRPDSAIEGVNVHTARKRTGAELFLESHVDADIVVGVPDSSTSAAIGYAEASHIPYEMGLVKNRYVGRTFIQPTQALRERGVRMKLSAVRAIVEGKKIILIDDSIVRGTTSRRIVELLKTAGALEVHVRIASPPIKFPCFYGVDTSTFDELISNRMDVATLCETIGADSLVFLSEEGLVKAIGRKTADGGKCGGCMACFTGKFPTAVYDELDNANKIVKD; this is translated from the coding sequence ATGATCTATACTGATCGCGGCTTACACGAAGAGTGTGGTATTTTCGGAATTTATAATAATAGCGACGCTAACATTCTAACTTATTATGGACTGCATTCACTGCAACATCGTGGCCAGGAGGCAGCCGGAATCATTACTTTTGATAGTGAGCAAGTGATGGTCCACAAAGGTGAGGGATTAGTAGCTGATGTATTTCCGAGTAGTACATTAGAGAAGTTACAGGGAAGTGGAGCAATTGGCCATGTCCGGTATTCAACTGCCGGCGGCAGCGGTTATGAAAATGTTCAGCCCTTCTTGTATCGTTCTAACAAAGAAACTATAGGCATTGCCCATAATGGTAACATTGTGAATGCAACAATGCTTAGGGACCAGCTTGAGGAGAATGGAAGCATCTTTCAAGCTACCTCAGATACCGAAATTTTAGCACATCTGCTCAAAAAATATCATGGTACGTTTATTGAACGCTTAATTCAGTCGCTGAATGATTTAGATGGTGCATTTGCTTTTATTGTTTTACATAATGACACACTTTATGCTATGCGCGATAAAAATGGCTTGCGACCATTATCGGTGGCAAAACTTCCCGGTGGAGGTTTTGCCGTATCGTCAGAGACTTGCGCATTCGATATAGTAGGCGGTACATTTATTCGAGATATTGAACCTGGTGAGATTGTCGCATTTAGCGGTGATAAGTTGGTGAGTCATTACTATTCAACTGCAACAGAACATGATATGTGCATGATGGAGTATGTATATTTTTCACGACCGGATAGTGCAATTGAAGGTGTGAATGTGCATACTGCTCGTAAACGCACTGGTGCAGAGCTATTTCTTGAAAGTCATGTTGATGCTGATATTGTTGTTGGTGTTCCTGATTCAAGCACTTCGGCAGCAATTGGTTATGCTGAGGCATCTCATATTCCATATGAGATGGGATTAGTGAAAAATCGGTATGTCGGTCGAACTTTTATTCAGCCGACTCAGGCTTTGCGTGAGCGCGGCGTGCGAATGAAGTTATCAGCGGTACGAGCAATTGTTGAAGGTAAGAAAATTATTCTCATCGATGACTCGATTGTCCGTGGTACAACCAGTCGTCGTATAGTAGAGTTGCTGAAAACTGCCGGAGCACTTGAGGTTCATGTACGCATTGCTTCACCACCAATAAAGTTTCCATGCTTTTATGGAGTTGATACTTCGACTTTTGATGAGTTAATTAGTAATCGTATGGATGTAGCAACCTTGTGTGAGACAATAGGTGCCGATTCGCTTGTCTTTTTAAGCGAAGAGGGGTTGGTGAAGGCAATAGGTCGTAAAACCGCAGATGGCGGCAAATGTGGCGGTTGTATGGCATGTTTCACCGGAAAGTTTCCAACTGCAGTATATGATGAGTTGGATAACGCTAATAAGATTGTGAAGGATTAG
- the purN gene encoding phosphoribosylglycinamide formyltransferase, which produces MKQIAVFASGNGSNFAAIHAATINKVIDAEVALLICDNPDAYAIHRAAEFGIECFAFKPKMFASKVDYETEIVARLNQLDPDLIVLAGYMRILGHTMLDAFGGRIINIHPSLLPDFKGKDAIGQAIASKAPRIGVSIHYVDEGMDTGTIIAQSGFAVDGSESRAEIECRVHEIEHQLYPQTIAMLLEKETSV; this is translated from the coding sequence ATGAAGCAAATAGCAGTATTCGCATCGGGTAATGGTTCTAATTTTGCAGCCATCCATGCGGCAACAATAAATAAAGTTATTGATGCTGAAGTTGCTTTACTTATCTGCGATAATCCTGATGCATATGCAATTCATCGTGCCGCTGAGTTTGGCATTGAATGCTTTGCTTTTAAGCCTAAAATGTTTGCCAGCAAAGTTGATTATGAAACCGAGATTGTTGCTCGTCTCAATCAGTTGGATCCGGACTTAATTGTACTTGCCGGCTATATGCGTATATTGGGGCATACGATGCTTGACGCTTTCGGTGGCAGAATTATTAATATTCATCCGTCGCTTTTGCCCGATTTTAAGGGGAAGGATGCAATTGGACAAGCAATTGCATCCAAGGCACCGCGTATTGGTGTCAGTATTCATTATGTTGACGAAGGTATGGATACCGGAACCATTATTGCTCAATCTGGTTTTGCTGTTGATGGCAGTGAATCGCGGGCAGAAATTGAGTGCCGGGTGCACGAAATTGAACATCAGTTATATCCACAGACTATTGCCATGTTATTAGAGAAGGAGACAAGTGTATGA